In Spirochaetota bacterium, the DNA window GATTTTCTATTATAGCCATCTCTCCAAAAATATCTCCAGGTCCAAAAACATCTAAAGTCTTTTCTTTATTTTCAATTATCTTGGTTACTTTAACTTTGCCTTCCTGTATTACAAAGAAAGAGTCCCCTGGCTCATATTCTCCAAAAATAATTTCACCTTTTTTATATATTTTTCCAAACTTTTGAAAAAGTTCTATACTCATTTTAGCTTCCCTACTTTTTGCTCTCTTTTAATGTTGAAATTAATTTCTTTGCTTTAGTAGTTGTTTCATTCGCAGGTTGAATTTCAATTATTTTATTTAATATATTCATAGCTTTTTCTTTATCTCCTAATTTTATATATGTTGAAGCCATCTCATAAAGAACTTCTTTAAGTAAAATATTTTCCTTAAATTCGTTTAAGATTTTTTTGTATATATTTATAGCATTATCATATTTTTTAATATTATATAAAGCACGACCTATTTCATACATGGCTTTTATTTTATATTCATCTGTAACATCAGGAACTTTAATCACATCTGTAAACCTTTGTATAGCAGAATCATAATCTTCATTCTTTACATAATTCAAAGCTTCATAAAATATTTTTACATATTCTTTATCATTTTCTGATTTTTCTTTAGATACACTTTCAGATATTTCTTCTTTAGAACCTTCTTGTTGTCCTCCATCTACATTTTTTTCTTGAGAATAAGAAATATTTGTTGCATTATTAATCAATTCATCAACATTATTAAGTTTTGCATATTCAGGATAGTATAATTTTAATTTATTCAAAAAATATAAAGCTTTTTCAGGTTTTTTATTATTTAAATAATATTTAGCATAAGAAAACATTCCATCAAATGGAGTAATAACTTTTGCACCAAAAATATCACTTACTTTTTTTATAGTATCTCTCAATTCTTTAGATAATATCTTTAATATTTTAACTTGTAAATCAATATTTTTAGAAATAAGATTTAAAAATTCATTTTCATCAAGAACTAAAACAACTGAATCTTCAATTGTTTGAGCTGTTTCCTCTTTTGGATAATGCCCTAAAGCCGATTTTAATCCAAAAAATTCACCTTCCTTTATATATGTAACTATTTCTTTGAAAGAATCAGCAGGTGTTTCCCTTATTATTACTTTACCAGACCTTAATATATAAATATTTGAATCTGTATCGCCTTTGAAGTAAATTATCGAATTAGAAGTATATCTTTTTATAATTGGAGGCATTTTAATCTCTCTAGTTTTAAAATAAAACTTAAACAAAATTTAATATAAAAATTAAAATATTTCAACTTTTTATTTTAACTTAATTACTAATTTATAATTAAAATAAAATTTTTTAATTTAAATCTTCAAATAATTCAAAAAAGAATTGACCATATTGTGAATTTCTAATTTTTTCTAAGGCTTTTTTTTGAATTTGCCTTATTCTTTCTCTTGTTAACTTTAAAACTTTTCCTGTTTCATCTAAAGTATAGGGTATACCACTTTCAAGACCATATCTTAATTTTAATACTATTTTTTCTCTATCAGTTAATAAATTTAAAGCATCATTAATTCTTTTCCTAAATTCCTCGTTTGTAAGAAAATTTTTATTCATAACATCTTCAGATTCTTCATATACAAGATCCTCTATCATAAAACCTGATTCACAAGATATTGGATCATTAAAAAAGTTGATGTCTGAAGTTATATTAAATATTTTCATCAATTTAAATTTATCAATTGAAAATTTTTCTGAAATTGCTTCAATTGATGGTTTTTTACCTTCAAATTTTTCATATTCATTTACATAATCATTTATTTTCTTGATCAAATTATTCAAATAAAGAGGTATTCTTATCATTCTAGTTTTATCAGATAAAGCTTTCATAACAGCTTGTTTTATCCAATATATCGCATAAGTTGAAAATTTTGTTCCTCTTCTATAATCAAATTTCTCAATGGCTTCCATTAATCCAATATTTCCTTCATTTATCAAATCTACTAAACTAATATTTCTATTTTTATATTTTGAAGCAATATGAACTACAAGTCTTAAATTACCAGTAATTAGTTGATTTCTAATATTTTGAATATTAAATTTTATACTTTCAATTTCATTATCAATTTTTTCAATTTCATTTATAGAAGTTAAACTCTTTTTCTCGTTTTCAAGTTTAT includes these proteins:
- a CDS encoding cyclic nucleotide-binding domain-containing protein, which gives rise to MPPIIKRYTSNSIIYFKGDTDSNIYILRSGKVIIRETPADSFKEIVTYIKEGEFFGLKSALGHYPKEETAQTIEDSVVLVLDENEFLNLISKNIDLQVKILKILSKELRDTIKKVSDIFGAKVITPFDGMFSYAKYYLNNKKPEKALYFLNKLKLYYPEYAKLNNVDELINNATNISYSQEKNVDGGQQEGSKEEISESVSKEKSENDKEYVKIFYEALNYVKNEDYDSAIQRFTDVIKVPDVTDEYKIKAMYEIGRALYNIKKYDNAINIYKKILNEFKENILLKEVLYEMASTYIKLGDKEKAMNILNKIIEIQPANETTTKAKKLISTLKESKK
- a CDS encoding RNA polymerase sigma factor RpoD/SigA, giving the protein MSNKISKSEFLKEEFNYFDDFSEFENLDNEEFKKFVSHEDIDIDIYNIYFRQISSFNLLDPDKEIKLFRELSLNKKKLDKLENEKKSLTSINEIEKIDNEIESIKFNIQNIRNQLITGNLRLVVHIASKYKNRNISLVDLINEGNIGLMEAIEKFDYRRGTKFSTYAIYWIKQAVMKALSDKTRMIRIPLYLNNLIKKINDYVNEYEKFEGKKPSIEAISEKFSIDKFKLMKIFNITSDINFFNDPISCESGFMIEDLVYEESEDVMNKNFLTNEEFRKRINDALNLLTDREKIVLKLRYGLESGIPYTLDETGKVLKLTRERIRQIQKKALEKIRNSQYGQFFFELFEDLN